A stretch of the Candidatus Hydrogenedentota bacterium genome encodes the following:
- a CDS encoding DUF1549 domain-containing protein — MRRSRAVMKSLLPAVAMILSVLGAAGADRELVRPFEIEGEFTPANPIDDYVLAGLQARGITPADLCSDQVFVRRVFLDVIGTLPEPREALKFLQDQSPDKRAKLIDMLLERQEFADYWSLKWCDLLRVKAEFPINLWPNAV, encoded by the coding sequence ATGAGGCGGTCGAGGGCTGTCATGAAAAGTCTGCTGCCGGCGGTTGCGATGATACTCTCCGTGCTTGGCGCGGCGGGCGCGGATCGCGAACTTGTGCGGCCATTTGAAATCGAAGGCGAATTCACGCCGGCAAACCCTATAGATGACTACGTGCTGGCCGGACTGCAAGCGCGGGGCATCACGCCCGCAGACTTGTGCTCCGACCAGGTCTTTGTCCGGCGGGTATTTCTGGATGTCATCGGCACCCTGCCCGAGCCCAGGGAAGCACTCAAGTTTCTGCAAGACCAAAGCCCCGATAAGCGCGCCAAGCTTATCGACATGCTCCTGGAGCGGCAGGAATTCGCGGACTACTGGTCCCTGAAGTGGTGTGATCTGCTGCGCGTCAAGGCGGAGTTCCCGATCAACCTGTG